A genomic region of Limnohabitans curvus contains the following coding sequences:
- the fnr gene encoding fumarate/nitrate reduction transcriptional regulator Fnr: protein MSAPMNSTSIKVACSNCNLRELCMPLGLNESEMERVDEVVATRRKVTRGDNLFRNGDKFNALFAIRTGFFKTRISSEDGRDQVTGFQMAGEIIGLDGIVSDHHTCDAVALEDAEVCVMPFDRIEELSREITSLQRHVHKIMSREIVRENGVMLLLGSMRAEERLAAFLLNLVQRLHARGFSQSELVLRMTREEIGSYLGLKLETVSRTFSKFVEDGIVEVKQRHVRILNPDALKLIVNAQTCQPG, encoded by the coding sequence CTGTCAGCACCCATGAATTCCACCAGTATCAAAGTCGCCTGTTCCAACTGCAATTTGCGAGAGCTCTGCATGCCTTTGGGCTTGAATGAGAGCGAAATGGAACGTGTGGATGAGGTGGTGGCGACGCGTCGCAAAGTGACTCGCGGTGATAACCTTTTCAGAAATGGTGACAAGTTCAACGCGCTGTTCGCCATTCGCACAGGGTTTTTCAAGACACGCATCTCATCTGAGGATGGCCGCGATCAAGTGACGGGCTTTCAAATGGCGGGCGAAATCATTGGCCTAGATGGCATCGTGAGCGACCACCACACCTGTGATGCTGTCGCGCTCGAAGACGCTGAAGTGTGTGTGATGCCGTTTGATCGCATTGAAGAGTTGTCACGCGAAATCACTTCGCTGCAGCGTCATGTGCACAAAATCATGAGCCGTGAAATCGTGCGTGAAAACGGGGTGATGTTGCTGCTGGGCAGCATGCGGGCTGAAGAGCGCTTAGCCGCCTTCTTGCTGAACCTGGTGCAACGCTTGCACGCCAGGGGTTTCTCTCAGTCAGAATTGGTTTTGCGAATGACGCGTGAAGAGATTGGCAGCTACTTAGGACTCAAATTAGAAACCGTGAGCCGCACGTTTTCTAAATTTGTGGAAGACGGCATTGTTGAGGTCAAGCAGCGCCACGTGCGCATCCTCAATCCAGACGCGCTCAAACTTATCGTGAACGCACAAACCTGTCAGCCAGGTTAA
- the ccoG gene encoding cytochrome c oxidase accessory protein CcoG — MVSLYAASKKIYPRSVEGIFAYWRWILVVLTQLVFYGLPWFEWGTRQAVLFDLASRRFYIFGLVLYPQDFIYLTGLLVISALALFLFTAVAGRLWCGYACPQTVYSEIFLWIERKVEGDRSARMRLDDADFSLEKLVKKWYKHIIWIFLSIWTGFTFVGYFTPIRELAMEFFLTQMSSWELFWVFFYAFATYGNAGFMREQVCKYMCPYARFQSAMFDNDTLIVTYDTERGEPRGPRSKKAEAGALSLGACVDCTLCVQVCPTGIDIRDGLQYECIGCGACADVCDTVMDKMGYARGLVRYSTQNAMDNKWTPQQIWQRLMRPRIQIYTMILVAVTVGLFVSLSLRTPFKVDVVRDRSTLSRITEYGTLENVYRLQIMNAAETVQTYRLSVKGLPGLKITTDTEVMVDPAQARWVVLRADIPYGSVEGGSHKITFEIQALGTDDFVVEKSVFIVPR; from the coding sequence ATGGTCTCGCTTTATGCTGCATCGAAAAAAATCTACCCTCGCTCTGTGGAGGGTATCTTTGCTTATTGGCGCTGGATTTTGGTGGTCCTGACGCAGCTGGTGTTTTACGGTTTGCCTTGGTTTGAGTGGGGCACACGTCAAGCGGTGCTGTTCGATTTGGCGTCGCGCCGGTTTTATATTTTTGGTTTGGTCTTGTACCCGCAAGACTTTATTTATCTCACGGGCTTGTTGGTGATTTCAGCCTTGGCGCTGTTTTTGTTCACGGCAGTGGCGGGGCGTTTGTGGTGTGGTTATGCCTGTCCGCAAACGGTTTACAGCGAAATTTTCTTGTGGATTGAGCGCAAGGTCGAAGGCGACCGCTCCGCCCGTATGCGCTTGGACGACGCAGACTTCTCGTTGGAGAAGTTGGTTAAGAAGTGGTACAAGCACATCATCTGGATCTTCTTGTCGATCTGGACTGGCTTCACTTTTGTGGGTTACTTCACCCCCATCCGTGAGCTGGCAATGGAGTTTTTCCTGACGCAGATGAGTTCATGGGAACTGTTCTGGGTGTTCTTCTACGCCTTTGCCACGTATGGCAATGCGGGCTTCATGCGTGAGCAAGTGTGTAAATACATGTGTCCTTACGCGCGCTTTCAAAGCGCCATGTTTGACAACGACACACTCATCGTCACGTATGACACAGAGCGTGGCGAACCACGTGGCCCACGTTCTAAGAAAGCCGAAGCAGGAGCTTTGAGCTTGGGTGCCTGCGTGGACTGCACTTTGTGTGTGCAAGTGTGTCCCACCGGCATTGATATCCGCGATGGCTTGCAATACGAATGTATTGGCTGCGGTGCTTGTGCTGACGTGTGCGACACCGTGATGGACAAGATGGGCTACGCCCGTGGTTTGGTACGCTACTCCACGCAAAATGCGATGGACAACAAGTGGACGCCTCAACAAATCTGGCAACGCTTGATGCGGCCTCGTATTCAGATTTACACCATGATCTTGGTGGCGGTGACGGTGGGTTTATTTGTTTCACTCAGTTTGCGCACGCCCTTTAAGGTTGATGTGGTGCGTGACCGCTCAACCTTGTCTCGTATCACCGAATACGGCACGCTGGAAAACGTGTACCGTTTGCAAATCATGAATGCGGCTGAAACTGTTCAAACGTACCGCTTGTCCGTCAAAGGCTTGCCCGGTTTGAAAATCACGACCGATACTGAGGTGATGGTGGACCCTGCACAAGCCCGTTGGGTGGTATTGCGAGCCGATATCCCTTATGGTTCTGTCGAAGGCGGTTCGCACAAAATCACGTTTGAAATCCAGGCCCTGGGTACGGATGACTTCGTGGTCGAGAAATCTGTGTTCATCGTTCCTAGGTAA
- the ccoP gene encoding cytochrome-c oxidase, cbb3-type subunit III, protein MSDFTSNFWSIFVSSISIFGIVYCAFLLWFSAKVKVSAHEEDGTTGHVWDEDLREMNNPLPRWWLWLFIITMVFAVVYFIAYPGLGGYAGKLAWTSQGQYEAEVAKANQELEPLYAAFNAQTPEQLSQDPKAMAVGERLFMNNCAQCHGSDARGSKGFPNLTDSDWLHGGTTDKIKETLTKGRIGQMPPMAAAVGTPDDIRNVSHYVLSLSGSPHDSVRAALGKSKFGACAACHGPDGKGMQAMGSANLTDKIWLHGWGEEAITAMINNGKVNQMPAQEGRLTESQIHVLTAYVWGFSNKPAVAK, encoded by the coding sequence ATGAGTGATTTCACAAGTAATTTTTGGTCGATCTTCGTATCGTCCATCTCCATTTTTGGCATCGTGTACTGCGCATTTTTGCTGTGGTTCTCGGCCAAAGTCAAAGTGTCAGCGCACGAAGAAGACGGCACAACTGGCCACGTCTGGGACGAGGACTTGCGTGAAATGAACAACCCCCTCCCACGTTGGTGGCTGTGGCTGTTCATCATCACCATGGTATTTGCTGTGGTGTACTTCATTGCTTACCCAGGCTTGGGTGGCTATGCCGGCAAGTTGGCTTGGACATCGCAAGGTCAATACGAAGCTGAAGTGGCCAAGGCCAACCAAGAACTCGAGCCTTTGTATGCAGCGTTCAACGCACAAACACCCGAACAACTGTCGCAAGACCCCAAAGCCATGGCTGTGGGTGAGCGTTTGTTCATGAATAACTGCGCACAGTGCCACGGTTCTGACGCCCGCGGTTCAAAAGGCTTCCCCAACTTGACCGACAGCGATTGGCTGCATGGCGGCACGACTGACAAAATCAAAGAGACACTCACCAAAGGTCGCATTGGTCAAATGCCTCCTATGGCCGCAGCTGTCGGAACACCTGATGACATCCGTAACGTGTCGCACTATGTGTTGAGCTTGTCTGGCAGCCCACATGACTCCGTGCGTGCCGCTTTGGGTAAGTCGAAGTTCGGTGCTTGTGCTGCATGTCACGGTCCTGACGGTAAAGGTATGCAAGCCATGGGCTCGGCTAACTTGACCGACAAGATCTGGTTGCACGGCTGGGGCGAAGAAGCCATCACCGCGATGATCAACAACGGTAAGGTCAACCAAATGCCAGCACAAGAAGGCCGTTTGACTGAATCACAAATTCACGTGTTGACCGCCTATGTTTGGGGCTTCTCGAATAAACCTGCTGTTGCGAAGTAA
- a CDS encoding cbb3-type cytochrome oxidase subunit 3 yields MDVNDLRIATTLISFAVFIGIMVWAFSRRNKEDFEAASKLPLDQD; encoded by the coding sequence ATGGATGTCAATGATCTGCGAATCGCGACCACGTTGATTTCGTTTGCCGTGTTCATCGGCATCATGGTGTGGGCTTTTTCTCGACGTAACAAAGAAGATTTTGAGGCAGCATCAAAGCTGCCCCTCGATCAAGACTAA
- a CDS encoding FixH family protein has translation MKQDTPDTKPWWQYGHVWLIIAGPAAVVVAGFITLAIAIRIPDPVVADDYYRRGLDINKTLAAEKDMQLAPAMQARNHVVTPKAESAKPDTPAKTP, from the coding sequence ATGAAACAAGACACACCTGATACCAAACCTTGGTGGCAATACGGCCATGTATGGCTCATCATTGCGGGGCCTGCTGCAGTGGTTGTGGCTGGCTTCATCACCTTGGCGATTGCGATTCGCATTCCTGACCCCGTGGTGGCCGATGACTACTACCGCCGAGGTTTAGACATCAACAAAACCTTGGCAGCAGAAAAAGACATGCAGTTGGCGCCCGCCATGCAGGCGCGCAACCATGTGGTGACCCCCAAAGCTGAATCAGCTAAGCCAGACACCCCCGCGAAAACCCCATAA
- the hemN gene encoding oxygen-independent coproporphyrinogen III oxidase: MHSLVLNPELLRRYDVAGPRYTSYPTADRFVEAFGEADYLQALEQRRDGVGAKAYPLSLYVHIPFCESLCYYCACNKIITKHHERGAEYLRYLEREVDLNIAHLGQGQVVSQLHLGGGSPTFLSDAELAQLMAMLRRNFQFAPGGEYSVEIDPRTVTRERLAALAEQGFNRLSFGVQDFEPAVQKAVHRIQPAEQVFDLVAASRELGFESVNVDLIYGLPMQTPETFERTLGQVVKLRPDRIALYAYAHLPERFKPQRRIHTQDLPPAASKLVMLSSAMRVLMDAGYVYVGMDHFALPTDALAVAKRQGRLHRNFQGYSTQPDCDLIALGVSSIGRVGPTFSQNVKTLDEYYDLLNQGRLPVARGMALTRDDLVRRTVIMALMCQGSVLFESVELSHLVDFKQYFAPEIKALEAMQEQGLLTMDDAAIHVTELGWFFVRGVAMVFDKYLQADKNRARFSKII; this comes from the coding sequence ATGCATTCTCTTGTCCTCAATCCAGAACTTTTACGGCGCTATGACGTGGCTGGGCCGCGCTACACCTCGTATCCCACGGCAGACCGATTTGTGGAGGCGTTTGGTGAGGCTGACTACTTGCAAGCGCTAGAACAACGCCGCGATGGTGTAGGCGCAAAAGCCTACCCCTTGTCGCTGTATGTACACATCCCGTTTTGTGAGTCGCTGTGTTATTACTGTGCGTGTAACAAAATCATCACCAAGCACCATGAGCGTGGCGCCGAATATTTGCGTTATCTAGAGCGCGAGGTCGATCTCAACATTGCCCACTTAGGTCAAGGCCAAGTGGTGTCGCAGCTTCACCTCGGTGGCGGCAGCCCTACGTTTTTGAGCGATGCAGAGTTGGCGCAACTCATGGCCATGCTGCGCCGCAATTTTCAGTTTGCGCCCGGCGGTGAATACTCGGTTGAGATTGACCCACGCACGGTCACGCGGGAACGATTGGCCGCTTTGGCAGAGCAGGGTTTTAACCGTTTGAGCTTTGGCGTGCAAGACTTTGAACCCGCCGTGCAAAAGGCGGTGCACCGCATCCAGCCCGCAGAGCAAGTGTTTGATTTGGTGGCGGCCTCGCGCGAGCTGGGGTTTGAGTCGGTCAACGTGGATTTGATTTATGGCTTGCCCATGCAAACGCCTGAGACCTTTGAGCGCACGCTGGGCCAGGTGGTCAAGCTTCGTCCAGACCGCATCGCGTTGTATGCCTATGCCCATTTGCCCGAGCGCTTCAAACCGCAACGCCGCATCCATACCCAAGACTTGCCACCTGCGGCCTCTAAGCTGGTCATGCTTTCAAGTGCCATGCGCGTGCTGATGGACGCGGGCTATGTGTATGTGGGCATGGACCACTTCGCATTGCCCACTGATGCGCTGGCGGTGGCCAAGCGTCAGGGCCGTTTACACCGCAACTTTCAGGGCTACAGCACGCAGCCTGATTGCGACTTGATCGCCCTAGGCGTGTCTTCCATTGGCCGTGTGGGTCCGACCTTCAGCCAAAACGTGAAAACATTGGACGAGTACTACGACTTGCTTAACCAAGGCCGCTTGCCCGTTGCGCGTGGCATGGCCCTGACGCGTGATGACTTGGTGCGCCGCACCGTCATCATGGCGCTGATGTGCCAAGGCAGCGTGCTGTTTGAATCGGTGGAGTTGTCGCATTTGGTGGACTTCAAGCAGTATTTCGCCCCAGAGATCAAAGCGTTAGAGGCGATGCAAGAACAAGGTTTGTTGACCATGGATGACGCTGCTATTCACGTGACTGAGCTGGGTTGGTTCTTTGTGCGTGGTGTGGCCATGGTGTTTGACAAATACCTGCAAGCCGACAAGAACCGCGCAAGGTTCTCTAAAATCATCTGA